In a single window of the Canis lupus dingo isolate Sandy chromosome 18, ASM325472v2, whole genome shotgun sequence genome:
- the FTH1 gene encoding ferritin heavy chain — translation LAGVGVTPDPAIRAGPRRSAPVSAESRRGFLLQQCLDGTRRSSPLPGPAAQSQPSATSTQRSRTAPRPPPPPPQRRAAAAAAASSASAMTTASPSQVRQNYHQDSEAAINRQINLELYASYVYLSMSYYFDRDDVALKNFAKYFLHQSHEEREHAEKLMKLQNQRGGRIFLQDIKKPDRDDWENGLNAMECALHLEKSVNQSLLELHKLATDKNDPHLCDFIETHYLNEQVKSIKELGDHVTNLRKMGAPESGMAEYLFDKHTLGNSDNES, via the exons TTGGCCGGAGTGGGCGTGACGCCCGATCCCGCTATAAGAGCGGGGCCACGGCGGTCTGCGCCAGTCTCCGCCGAGAGTCGCCGCGGCTTCCTGCTTCAACAGTGCTTGGACGGAACCCGGCGCTCGTCTCCCCTCCCCGGGCCCGCCGCTCAGAGCCAGCCCTCGGCCACCTCCACGCAGCGCTCTCGGACCGCCCCGaggcctccgccgccgccgccccagcgccgcgcagccgccgccgccgccgcctcctcagCCTCCGCCATGACGACCGCGTCCCCCTCGCAGGTGCGCCAGAACTACCACCAGGACTCCGAGGCCGCCATCAACCGCCAGATCAACCTGGAGCTCTACGCGTCTTACGTCTACTTGTCCATG TCTTATTACTTTGATCGCGATGATGTGGCTTTGAAGAACtttgccaaatattttctccaccaATCTCATGAGGAGAGGGAACATGCTGAGAAACTGATGAAGCTGCAGAACCAACGAGGTGGTCGAATCTTCCTTCAGGATATTAAG AAACCAGACCGTGACGATTGGGAGAATGGGCTGAATGCAATGGAGTGTGCATTACACTTGGAAAAGAGCGTGAATCAGTCACTACTGGAACTGCACAAACTGGCCACTGATAAAAATGACCCCCAC TTGTGTGACTTCATTGAGACTCATTACCTGAACGAGCAGGTGAAATCCATCAAAGAATTGGGTGACCATGTAACCAACCTGCGCAAGATGGGGGCTCCCGAATCTGGCATGGCAGAGTATCTCTTTGACAAGCACACCCTGGGAAACAGTGATAATGAGAGCTAA